The genomic region GACGCGATCAAGGCCGGTGGTCTGCAGCTTCTCGACAGCAAAACCGCGCATTGGGAGACCGAAGAAGCTAACACTGTCATGACGAATTTTCTGACCAAATATCATGACATTCAGGGCGTCATGGCTGCCAACGACTCGATGGTGCTTGGTGTTGTGAAAGCGCTTGATGCGGCTGGCGTGAGCGGCAAGATCAAAGTTGTCGGCTTCGACAATATTCCAGCCGTTCAACCTTTGATCAAAGATGGCAAGGTGCTGGCAACCGTTGAGCAATATGGTGCCCAGATGGCTGCCATGGGCATCGATTACGGTCTTCGTGAAATGAAGGGCGAGAAGTTCACCGGCTGGGTCAAGACTGACATCAAGCTCATAACGAAGTAGCTTGTCACTTTGTAGTCCAAACAAAACCGGATGCGCTGGCTCATGGCTGGCGCATCATCTCCCCGGCAGGCATTTGCAAAAATTCCCGCTTATGACTAGCCGCGTCGATTGTTTAGAACCGTCGAAGTGCTGCTGACCCTCATCCGGATCGAACGATGCATGAGATCGACTTGGTACATGAAACCGAAGAAACGATTTTGAGGCTGGACAGGATCGGCAAACGGTTTCCCGGCGTTGTGGCGCTCAAGGACGTTTCCATCGAAATTTCCCGCGGCAGGGGACATGTGCTGCTTGGGGAAAACGGCGCCGGAAAATCTACGCTCATTAATCTTCTCGGCGGCGTGTTCAAACCCGACGACGGGCAGATTTGGTTCGACGGCAGGCGCTATGAGCCTCAGTCGCCCTTTGAGGCCTTCAGCGCCGGCATCCGCATCGTCCATCAGGAACTCCATCCACTATCGAATCTGACGGTTGCTGAAAACCTGTTGTTCGAGAACCTGCCGCGCCGCCACGGACTGGTCGACTACAAGCAGATGAACAGACGCGCGGCTGAACTGCTCGCCGAAGTCGGCCTCGACATAGCGCCAACAATGCAGGCCGGCCGCTTGAGTGTCGCACAGTTGCAATTGCTCGAAATCGCAAAGGCGCTTTGCTACGAAAGCAAATTCCTTGTGCTTGATGAGCCGACTGCGACGCTGACCTCAAAGGAGGTCGATCGCCTCTTCGAAATTCTCAGACGCCTGCGAAACCGCGGCGTAACAACGCTTTACATATCTCATCGCCTCGAAGAGATTTTTGAAGTCGGCGACGACGTGACCATATTGCGCGATGGCCAGCACGTGATTACCCGGCCGCTCGCCGGACTTGCCATTCCTGAAATCGTTGAGCTCATGGTCGGCCGAACGATTGCCAATCTCAACGTGTTCCGCAAAGACAGCACCGTTTATGGCGAAGCCCTCGGAGTGTCGGGTCTCAGGGTAAGCCGCGATAGCCCGGAGTTGTCGTTCTCCGTTGCTAGCGGGGAGATCGTCGGCATCGCCGGCCTTGTCGGCAGCGGCCGCACGCAGGCCGTGCGAGCCATTTTCGGAGCCGATCTGAAAGCCGCCGGGGAGATCAGGGTCGATGGAAAAGTGGTCGAGATCAGATCCCCGAAGGATGCGGTGAACGCGGGCCTTTGCCTTGCGACCGAAGACCGCAAAACACAGGGGCTCATGCTCGACATGACCTGCGCCCAGAACTCGACGATAACCGACCTGCGCAAGATCTCCCGCAACGGACTGATCCTGAAGACGGTGGAAGACAGCAATGCCAGGCGTCTGGTGCAAGAACTGCGCATAAAGACGCCCTCGATCAAACAGGTCGTCAGAACCTTTTCCGGCGGCAACCAGCAAAAGGTGGTTATCGCCAAATGGCTTTTCCGCGGACCGAAGGTGCTCATTTTCGATGAGCCCACCCGCGGGATCGATGTCGGCGCCAAAGCCGAGATCTATGAGCTTGTCTGGAACTTGGCTGCCACGGGAAAGGGCATTCTCGTGGTTTCCTCCGATCTGCCTGAGCTGATGGGCATCTGCCACCGCATCATCGTTCTTTCAGCCGGAAAGATTGCTGGTCAAGTGACACGTGAAGAGTTTGACGAGAGCAAGATCCTCTCACTGGCCTACAAGGAGTATAGTCGTGTCCGAGAACACTGAAACCACGAGTGACGTGAAACGGGTGCGCCTCGTTGATACCATCCTGCGTATTGCAATGCGGGAAGCCGGTGTTGCGATTGCACTCGTCGTCCTCGTCATATTCTTCTCGGCCGCAGCCCCCTATTTTGCGACGCCCGAGAACTTCCTGAAGATTTTCGTTCAGACGGCGATCAACACCGTCCTGGCGTCCGGCATGACCTTCGTCATCCTCGTCGGGGGCATCGATCTCTCGGTGGGTTCGCTTCTAGCACTTTGCACGGTGGTTGGCGCCACCATCATGATCGATCCCCGTCTGTCCCCTTGGCAAGCGATCGTTCTGGCATCAGTTGCCTCCATGGGCGTTGGCCTCATTCTTGGCGGGCTCAACGGCTGGATCTGCGAGAGGTGGAAGCTTCCCTCCTTCATCGTCACGCTAGGAATGCTCAATGTCGCCAGCGGTCTGGCGCGTGTGGTCAGCGATAACTCCACGATTACGGGCCTGCCGCAGCCATACGTCGATTTCGGAAATCTCATCTTCTGGGGCGTGCTGCCGTCGATCTTCCTGATCGCGATCGTCGTCGTTCTCATCGGATGGTTCATCCTGAAATATACGGTTTTCGGGCGCTTCGTGTTTGCCATCGGCACCAACGAAGAGGCCGTGCGCCTTTCCGGCCATACGCCGCGGCGCTACAAAATTGCAGTCTTTGCAATCTCGGGGCTGACTGCCGGGATAGCCGCTATGGTCTATCTGCTCCGGCTGAACGTCGGCAGTCCTGTCGCAGGGATTGGCTATGAGCTAAATGCAATTGCGGCCGTCATCATCGGTGGGACAAGTCTCTCGGGTGGCAAAGGCTCAATTGTCGGAACACTGGTCGGCGCGTGCATTCTGCAGGTATTGTCGACCGGCTTGCAACTTCTGGGCGCCGACGATAATGTCAAACCTATCGTGATCGGTGCCGTTATCGTCCTCGCTGTGATCGGCGATAGCTATCGTGGTAAGCTCTTAGGTATTCTGGAAATGCGGTGAGAGCCGTCGGGCTCATCATTTTCTTCTAGATTTTATCCGGAGTGGTGGGTGAGACAGGTTCGAGCCATCAAAAGCAATTGATGGTGGCAATCAATTCAGACCACTCTGATTAAGATTGAGAGCGAAGCTGTCCGACGGTGAGTGCTGACATTCAAGCGATTAGGTAAAATTCTTTTTTTTCGCGCTATGAAAACCCCAGATTCCATAAGTCGCATGACGCAATCTCTTCCAAGTCAATGATGTAAAAAAGTTTCTTCTGGCTCTCGGCGTGAGGTACCTCCCGTTGGCCGGGAAAGATCTAGGCTTGCCTGCTCTGGCGCGGGGCTTCCCAGCCTGACTTCAGGCGAAATCGGCTTGGATTGAGCGTTGAGAGAAAGCAACTGCTCAAGGCGGACTCGGGAAATGGCGGGGGCAGGGAAACGCATTATATTACTCAATTAACGAACCTTGATCCTGTCCAACTCCTGTTGATGGAGCAACCACCCCCACCTTCCGTCCCCCAACGAATTAAAAGTACGTGGGCCTTCTTCCGCCTCGGCATTGCAAGTCCAAAGTCGGTGAGGTCGCACCTCCGTGAGGCTTCCCTTTGCGGGCGAGGATGGTTGCTGATCAAAATATTTTCATGAAAAATACGAAAGGCAGGACCAGCCCGCCTTTCGCTGTACCTACTCACGCATTCCGACAGCTAAGCTAAGAACTCGAGCAGATCCCTGTTGAGACGCTCGGGGACCGTCGCGAACAGGCCGTGAGGCTCGCCGTCATACTCAATTAGGGTCGCCCCGGTAATACCGGCTGCAGCAGCACGACCCGACGGACCGATCGGGACTGTCTTGTCGCCCGTCCCGTGAATGACCAACGTCGGCATGGTAAACGCTGAGAGATCGCCGCGAAAATCCGTTTTACCGAACGCATCGATGCACTCGATCGTGGCTTTGGGGCTTGCCATGATGCCGAGCGCAAACGACCAATCGAGCACACCCTCGCTAACCGGATTGGTCAGCATCCCGACCCCGTAAAAAGTTTTCGCAAAGGCCTGCAGGAAGGCGAAGCGGTCCTTGCGAATCTGTGCCTTCATATCCTCAAATACACTTGCATCCACGCCATCGGGATTGCTCCCGTCCTTCAGGAGATACGGGACAACAGAAGAAACCAACACCGACTTTGCAACGCGTGACACACCATGGCGGCTGAGATAGCGGGCAATTTCGCCACCACCCATCGAAAACCCGATCAGCGAGACCTGCTGTAGGTCGAGTTCCTCCAGGACACTCGCCAAATCGTCGGCGAAGGTATCATAGTTATAGCCGTCCGCCGGATGGCCTGACTGACCAAAACCACGCCGGTCATAGGTGATCACCCGGTATCCGGCTTCCAGAAGTGCCAGCGTCTGGTATTCAAACATGTCGCCTGTCAGTGGCCATCCATGGATGAGAAGGACAGGACGTCCCTGGCCCATATCTTTGACATGCAATTGCGTACCATCTTTTGCTTTGACGAATGCCATGTAGAACTCCTTCAATTGACGGGGTTAAACCGTTGGGAGCTTGACATGTTCCTGTATCCTCAGCCGCTAACGCCAATTTGCGGGCGTTTCACCACGCCGTGGCAGGCGGCGACCCTGCATTTCGTCCGGGACGCCGCCAATCACGCTTTGTTCGCGGAATGGCTCTCGCCTTACCGTAAATTCCAAGCGACGCTGTGCAATCTTGATTTATACACATTTCGTGTGTGTATTCTCTCTCCGAAGAGCGTCGATATTAACTCTGCCTTGACGATTGATGTATGGTTTAAGGTTGCCAAGAAGGGCAGCCACGTCCAATTCAAACACCCGTCAAAGCTACGCCGGGTAACCGTTCCTCATCCTAAGCAAGATATCCCGTTGACGCTCAAGAGCATCGAAAAGCAATCTGGGCTAAAACTGAGGTAATCACTATGCGCAACTATATCGGACTGATCCACAAGGAAGCCGAAAGCGATTACGGTGTTTCCTTTCCTGACTTCCCAGGTGTCGTAACAGCCGGCACTGATTTGGTTGACGCCCGTCGCATGGCCGAAGAGGCTTTGGCTTTTCACGTCGACGGTCTTGTCGAAGATGGAGAGGCTGTCCCTGAAGCATCTTCCCTCACCGACATTATGGCTGATCCTCATAATTCCTCAGGTGCCGCCATTCTTGTTTCGCTAAAAAAGAAACGAAAAAGGCCGTCCGCGTAAACATCACGATGCCCGAGGATGTCTTGCAGGAGGTGGATGCCTACGCAGAAGCACATGGTTTGACCAGGTCAGGATTTCTCGTTCAGGCATCAAAGCGGGAAATCGGGAAGATTGCGGCTTAGCGATATCCTTCAGATATAAGGCCACCTTGCCCGCCGCCGGCCCTTTTTTGCGGACTTGCGGCATGAGCCACCACTTCAATCTGACACGAGATCCGTTCCAAACCATTTTAGGCTCACCGCCTGCAGCGTGCCATCAGTTTTCAGTGTCTCGATGGCGGCAGTGAATTGACCGGCAAGTTCCATGTCATGCTGGCAAGCCAAAACAAGGCCGACGACATCGGGCCGGAACGGTCGGTCGACAAGGGGGAGACCTTTCGCGCGCTGTTCGTTGCCGGCGCAATGCCGTGGGCGCCGATCAACAGCTGCGCGTTGGATGGAAAACCACGAGGCCGTGCTTTGCACTGAGCTCATTGCAGATTCTCATTTTCTTGAAAGGAGATTGCTCTGCGCCGTCACGAATTGAGCGACGAGGAATGGGCTATCATTGCACCTCTGCTGCCGAACAACAGCCGTGGAATTGAACGTGTTGATGACCGTTGGGTCATCAACGGTATCCTCTGGCGTTTCAGGACTGGTTCAACTTGGCGAGATGTGCCGGAGCGTTATGGCCCGCGCACGACGCTTTACAATCGGTTCTCCCGATGGCGCAAGGCGGGCGTCTGGGATCGTCTTCCGGACGCCGTTTCAAAGCGTTAAGATGGAGACATAGTGATGGTCGACAGTACTTGTGTTCGCGTCTGTCGCAGTCCGCCGAAAGTCTGGGCAAAGTACGTGTTGATGGCGAGCATCAGTTACTGTGGCGATGTCTGTACTTTCGCTTTGTCACTATTACCTCCAGTTGCTTGTCGGCTCCGGAGAAGTCCGGCGTATTGAACAAATCGGAGGTTTAAAATCCATTCCAGCAGTCGGTATGCAGCTCATCCGTTATCGGCACGGCGAGTTTGGCCTCACAGGCCCACGTGTCTTGCTGCCGGTCCTCAAGATGATGGCAATGGCAATGACATCGGTAGGGGCGATGACGCTGCGACAGCGGTGTTCCTGCTGATGATGAGGCGATCATCCACGTCGTTCTCGGCCGACAATGCCGCGAAGCCCCGATACGGCCTCTCATCTCGGATGGTCTGGCGCCGGTCCGGCCTTGGCCTGCAACGGCTTCGCCGACCTTCTTCCCCTGACCGCAAGCGGCCATTCCTCGCGAGCCAACAAGCTCGGCTACCGCCGTCCTCCGCTGGCGCTGTGGTCCTTTGGATGCAGCAGGCCAACCCGTCGCCTCTCGACCGCCATCGAGGCCGCATCGGGCGGCTTCGAACAACTCTCAGGAGAAACGACAATGGCTCAGATCGGCACCTTCACCCGCGACGAAACCGGCGCCTACAACGGTACCATCAAGACCCTCACCCTCAACGTCAAGGCATCAATCAAACCCTGCGACCGCGACAACGATCGCGCCCCGGACTTCCGGGTCACAGCAACGGGTGTCGAGTTCGGAGCCGGCTGGAGCCGGACCGCCCGGGAAACCGGCGCCGAATACCTCTCGCTCAAGCTCGACGATCCGTCCTTCACAGCTCCGGTCTATGCCTCCCTCGTCCAGGGCGACAAAGGCGAGCACAAGCTCATCTGGTCCCGCTGACCAGAAACACGGCGCTCCGCCCACAGCGGGGCGCCCTCATTCGATCACATAGCCCAGCGCGCGATAACCCACTCGTCGCTTTGCCGCCATCCGGGCCAGAACGGGAACGGTGCTATCGACGTAATCGACGACCAAGACGTCTTTCTTACCGTCATGCTGACGATGCAGACGTCCGACATACTGCGCCAAAGTGCCTTTCCAGGCGATCGGCATGGTGAGGAACAACGTGTCGAGCCGGGCGTCATCGAAGCCTTCCCCGATATAGCGGCCTATCGCAAGTATCAGACGCTCATCATCGTCTGCGACATTCAACGCCGTGTTGGCTTGCTTGCGATCCTTCGCCGACATGCCGCCACGTAGCACCACCAGATTTTTTACAAACGGTGAGAACTTCTGCTGCAGATAATCAAGGTGATCCTTACGCTCCGTCAGCAGGATGGGCGAACGTTTGGCCTCGAGGGACTTCAACACGTCATCGAATATCAGGTCATTTCGGCCTTGGTCCTGCGCAAGGGCCGCATAGATCGCTGGCATTGACGGGCGCTCTGCCGAGACGAGTGACGCTGGTAACTCAAACTTCGTCGAACGGTCGCGGGCACGGTGGCGCATACCACGCTCGGCAGCTTGAACTCTTGCATCGACCCGATGGCGAACGGGACCGCATTGCATGAAGATGATCGGATGATGGCCGTCCTTTCGGGCGACCGTCGCTGATAGGCCAACCACGTATCGCGCCTTGGATCTGCGAGCGACAAGTTCAAAACTTGCAGCGGACAGATGGTGGCACTCGTCCACAATCAGATGACCGTAATTTCCCACGATGTCATCGACCTCGCCATTGCGAACCAGGCTTTGGATCAGCGCCACATCGATGATCCCTGTTGGCTTCCTTTTCCCGCCACCGATGATGCCGATCTGCTTTGGGTCGATGCTCAGGAAGGAACTCAGACGCTCTATCACGACTGACACCGGATTGCCATCTTGCTACTCAGCCCATTCGCCTATTCCCAAATTGGTTGTTCTGATGCACCAGGACGCGCCCATGGCGGCGATGCCCTTCCTTTGCGGTAAGGCATCTGCGTACAAACGGGCGGTATTACCGTCGATTTTTCCCCAACTGATCGCCAGCGTACGTCCGCCATATTGAGCATCATCGCCGCGCCAAAGCGACTGCGCCCCGCGGGCGAAACGGCACGGTATACCGTTAGCCTATCCTGCTCTCTGACCAAATCAGTTTGACCACTGTGCTAACGCGCAACTACTATAACATGGCGACCAGACCGATTTCGTGGAAGATGCTGAAGCGGGCCGTCGTCGTGAGGTGTCGGAATGTCGGTGACCGAAACGGTGAGATATCAATAACATCCGAACGAGGCAACGGCTAGCGCAACGCAGGAGAGGATTACCACCCTCAGCGCATGCCCGAAGAATGCGGGCATAGTGCAAAGCGTTCCGCCTCTCCGTCGTGTTTGAGTAAGTCGGGGCTGCGTCCGCCAACCGGCCAGACAGGCCGGGCGGGTGTCGGATAGATCTTGATGCCGTCGCAGTTTGCCGACAATACGCAGCGCTAATCAACGCCCTCGACGCCAAGCGACGACGATGCATCGCTGCCAGAGCATCGTCACCGGGAACGGCGGAGACCCGCTTGCGGGCTTCGTTCGCGAGGTGAATTGAGACGTCCGCCGCAGGCGGATCGCCCGGATCATCGGCCTGCCATCCCATCTAATATTAATCCGCCGTGTCCGGTTCTGCCTGTCATTATCATCCAGCCAAATCAGCTCTACGTCGAACGCAGGGCCCCCATCAAAAACATGGCCTGTTACTATTCTATGTCGATTGAGCCGAATCTGTTCGGCGAGGTCTGTCTTATCCGCCGATGGGGTCGCATTTGGCACCGGTGGTCATAGCCGAGTGCATCATTTCACGCCGGAGGAGGAGGCTGGCAACCTCTTCCTTGAACTGCTGCGAAAGAGGCGATCTCATGGATACGAACCGAAGCCCCATGGCCGCCCGGAGAGCGTCATCTGATCGGCTGCGAGAGGAGGACCGCCAGGGCGTGCCTTCCGGTAAACGTGAGACGGGGTCTCGCCCATTGGATTCAAACGTGATCTTGATCTCGGCGAAGAACGGACTGTTGATCGCGAGCTTCAGGCCAAATTTGTCGTTGCGGAATAACGGGCAGTCCGCGAAATAGGACCGTAGTGCAAGCGTAGGACGCGGCGCCAATGGACGGTGAGGAAGTCGAAGACGCAGGAAACTCTATCGGCGTCGCGTTGCGGCACGACGTCCGGCAGCGCGGTCTTGATTTCGATCACAGAGCGTCGAAAGGCGCCGTGTGGGAACTGATCACTTCCGTGACGGACAGGCGGAACGGGTCTTGGTCGTCATGGAGCTTCCAGTCTATCATGCCGGTCGATCCGGCAGGGTGGCCTTGGCGATATGGTGAAAGCCACCCTCAAAAGGGCGGCTCGGCGCTGAGTCTGACTTCCCGTTCGGCCATCAGGACTTCGCGCCCAGCCAGCGCCAGGTCGAGTTCCGCTTCGATCCGGCGACGTTCGTCCGGGTGTACGTTCGTCCGGGTGTGCGTTCCGCAACTCGGCCTGCAGTTCCACGATGCTCCGTTCCAGTTCGTTTGCCATCGTCGTCTCCTTGACGTTTGTTAAAGACGACGCCCGCGGTCATGGAGGGATGGAGGGGTCAACGGTCGCGATAGAGACCGGCGGAGCCGGCAGGGTGAGCCGAACTTCTGTGGTCGGGCCTCAGGATCGGGCAAGAAATTTCGGGGACCCGCTCGTCCTAGGCCTTCATGCCGCCATGGCATCCTCGGTTGGACGCAGCAGACATTCCCTCTCCGTACTGCCCATTGATCCGCAAGTGGGCTCGATGCCCGCGTGCGGATCCACCAATACAGATGCACCGTGATGCGCCAAATACGCGGTAGCTGTGGAAAAATCAGCAAATCGCTGCTCTTGGCGGGGTGGGTCGATGACAGGGCTGTGATCCTCTGTCAGGGATTTTCGCACGAATGACAATGGGGAGAACGATATGACGACCACCAATGAAATTGCCGACAAGATCGCCGACGAGCACAGTCTCACGAAGGCCCAGGGAAAGGCGATCGTCGAAGCGGTGATTGCATCGATCATAGAGGCAGCGATTGCCGGCGACGAAACGAGCCTTCCCGGCTTCGGAAAATTCAAGGTGAAAGATACACCGGAGCGCGAGGCGCGCAATCCCGCGACCGGAGCGGCCATCAAGGTCGCCGCCGCCAAGAAGCTGGTGTTCACACCAGCCAAGGCGCTGAAGGATGCGCTCAACAAGTGATCTGAGGAAAGCCCCGCCCGGATCGAGCGGGGCTTCGATGTCTGATCAGCGGCGGGTGTTGCGCGACCAGATGAGCTGCAGTCCCTCGTGTCCCTGGATTTCACTGAGCGTCGCGTAGATCGGGGCCGGAAAACTCGGATCGTCAAGTTTGACCGAGATGCAGGCGCGCTCGGTTTCCCGGGCCTGCTTCTGCCAGCCTGCGCCGAATTCGACATTATGCGGTGCACCGCATAAGGTCGATTATGCATAGAGCGGGATTATGCGGAGCGTTGGTCGCTGAAGCCTGCTTTTGCCGATGCTCGCGGTGGATTTTACTCCGCATAATTCCGGAGCCTTCTGTGCCGCTGAGATGGATAGTGCGTCTTAAAATGCGGACGTCTTTGGCCTATGCTGATCCGCATGATCATTTAGGCGGAAGCTTCAAAGTTGGCGGAAAAGAATGATGCTTGGGAGAACATTGCTCGCATTCGACGGCGGTTAGCCGATCTGAATGAAGAGCGGATGGCGCTTGAGCGTGAGCTGGAAGTGTTTGAGCAACAGCTGATTTCCGATAGCCAGATTGCCGCCGAAAAGCCAGCCTTCACCGATGCCCCTGTTACCAACAGCTCGCCGTCGATGGAGAAGGTGGAGTTATTCCGGCAGTTGTTTGCCGGGCGCCCCGATGTCTTTCCGGTGCGATGGGAAAATAGAAAGGATGGACGCACCGGCTATTCGCCATCCTGTTCCAACGAGTGGGCGAAAGGAATCTGCGGCAAGCCGAAGGTGAAATGTGGGGACTGCCCGCATCAGGCGTTCATCCCGTATTCCGAGGATATCATCGAAAAGCACCTTCGTGGCGGCGATGCCCGTTCAAGCGACTTTGTTGCCGGCGTATATCCATTGCTGCAAGACGAAACATGCTGGTTCCTTGCTGCTGACTTCGACAAGGAAAGCTGGGCGGACGATACCAGAGCGTTGCTGGCAACCTGTCACGCAAAAGGAATTGCCGCAGCCCTCGAACGGTCGAGGTCGGGAAACGGCGGCCATGTCTGGATATTCTTCTCCGAACCCGTTCCCGCGAAGGTCGCCCGACAACTGGGGGCCGCACTGATCACAGAGACGATGGAGAACCGCCCCGAGATCGGCTTCACGTCCTATGACCGTTTCTTTCCCAACCAGGATACCATGCCACTTGGCGGCTTCGGCAATCTGATCGCGCTTCCCCTGCAAAGGAAAGCTCGCGAAAATGGAAACAGCGTTTTTATCGATGGCGACCTGCAACCCTACGATGACCAGTGGGCATACCTGTCGTCTTTACCCAGGTTGTCGGCGGACGAAGTCTTCAGGATCGCCGACGAAGCCGAATTGTCGGGGCGGGTCTTGGGCGTCCGGATGCCGGTCGATGACGAACATGCCGATGAGCCGTGGATGATGTTGCCGTCACGTCGGAGCGAGCCGCGGCGAATTGAGGCTGCGATCCCGCAAAGCATCAAGGTCGTGATCGCCGATCAGGTTTATATCGATAGGACCGAGCTTCCGTCCGCGCTGATTGCGCAGTTCGTGCGCCTGGCAGCATTCCAGAACCCGGAATTTTATCGTGCGCAAGCAATGCGATTGCCGACATTCGGCAAGCCGCGGATCATCTCCTGTGCCGAGCTTCATCCACGCCATGTCGCGCTGCCACGAGGCTGCTTCGACGAAGCAATTGAGCTCGTCAAGAGCCATGGCGCGACCGCCATTTTGGAGGATCACCGCGAAGACGGAGATGCGCTACCCGCCGGCGTCTCGTTCCAAGGGGAACTGCGACGGCCACAATCGCGGGCCTTTGCTGCTCTTGTCGCCAACGACAACGGCGTGCTCGCCGCGACGACCGCCTTCGGCAAGACAGTTGTCGCTGCTGCACTCATTGCACATCGAAGCCGCAACACGCTGGTTCTTGTTCACCGCAGGGAGCTTCTCACCCAATGGGACAGGCGTATCCATTTCTAAGCGAACGGGTTTTTTGGCGAATAAGCGGATCGGTGATGCGGAAAGGCCATTGTGCAGACCGCGATTTATACGATTGCGCAAACCTTCCTGTCCCCGAAAGAGTCTATCGGCTAGTGCGCGAATCGGCGATCAAGCAAAATCGCCCTTGCGCGAAAGAGAGTTTGGGCGACTAAGACGTCGAGCGTTTTCAATTTATCGGCTAAAATGACATCCCTGAATTTTGGGCGCGGGTGCGTCATCGTAACCTGCTCTCACTCCAGTCGCCGCATTTCGGCACCCACCCTGCCGCAGAATTGCCGGACCGCGCGATTCCGAGCGACGCTAGTACCGATAAGTTCCGGTTTCGACAGGCTCATGTCCCGAAAGCGCTACGATCACGCCGGATCGCATTTCCCGGCCGCTCAGGAAAGTCGGCCCCAGCACCATGCCGAGGCCGGCGACACAAGCATGGTACCAGTTTAATGACCTCAACCACGAGCAGGCCCAAAGGCGTACCGATGCTGAAGAAACCCTGGCTGTTTACGACGTATACCCCACCGCTTGTTCGGCAGCCGAGAAACAGCGACTTAAGTCTGAAATAAGCAGCTTTAATAGTTTCGGATGATAAAGGCTTTGGGTCGGGCGCTGTTGGCGGGTCCGCTGCTGCGT from Rhizobium rhododendri harbors:
- a CDS encoding sugar ABC transporter ATP-binding protein, producing the protein MHEIDLVHETEETILRLDRIGKRFPGVVALKDVSIEISRGRGHVLLGENGAGKSTLINLLGGVFKPDDGQIWFDGRRYEPQSPFEAFSAGIRIVHQELHPLSNLTVAENLLFENLPRRHGLVDYKQMNRRAAELLAEVGLDIAPTMQAGRLSVAQLQLLEIAKALCYESKFLVLDEPTATLTSKEVDRLFEILRRLRNRGVTTLYISHRLEEIFEVGDDVTILRDGQHVITRPLAGLAIPEIVELMVGRTIANLNVFRKDSTVYGEALGVSGLRVSRDSPELSFSVASGEIVGIAGLVGSGRTQAVRAIFGADLKAAGEIRVDGKVVEIRSPKDAVNAGLCLATEDRKTQGLMLDMTCAQNSTITDLRKISRNGLILKTVEDSNARRLVQELRIKTPSIKQVVRTFSGGNQQKVVIAKWLFRGPKVLIFDEPTRGIDVGAKAEIYELVWNLAATGKGILVVSSDLPELMGICHRIIVLSAGKIAGQVTREEFDESKILSLAYKEYSRVREH
- a CDS encoding ABC transporter permease, with the protein product MREAGVAIALVVLVIFFSAAAPYFATPENFLKIFVQTAINTVLASGMTFVILVGGIDLSVGSLLALCTVVGATIMIDPRLSPWQAIVLASVASMGVGLILGGLNGWICERWKLPSFIVTLGMLNVASGLARVVSDNSTITGLPQPYVDFGNLIFWGVLPSIFLIAIVVVLIGWFILKYTVFGRFVFAIGTNEEAVRLSGHTPRRYKIAVFAISGLTAGIAAMVYLLRLNVGSPVAGIGYELNAIAAVIIGGTSLSGGKGSIVGTLVGACILQVLSTGLQLLGADDNVKPIVIGAVIVLAVIGDSYRGKLLGILEMR
- a CDS encoding alpha/beta fold hydrolase; this encodes MAFVKAKDGTQLHVKDMGQGRPVLLIHGWPLTGDMFEYQTLALLEAGYRVITYDRRGFGQSGHPADGYNYDTFADDLASVLEELDLQQVSLIGFSMGGGEIARYLSRHGVSRVAKSVLVSSVVPYLLKDGSNPDGVDASVFEDMKAQIRKDRFAFLQAFAKTFYGVGMLTNPVSEGVLDWSFALGIMASPKATIECIDAFGKTDFRGDLSAFTMPTLVIHGTGDKTVPIGPSGRAAAAGITGATLIEYDGEPHGLFATVPERLNRDLLEFLA
- a CDS encoding type II toxin-antitoxin system HicA family toxin, encoding MLSPKSVDINSALTIDVWFKVAKKGSHVQFKHPSKLRRVTVPHPKQDIPLTLKSIEKQSGLKLR
- a CDS encoding DUF736 domain-containing protein; this translates as MAQIGTFTRDETGAYNGTIKTLTLNVKASIKPCDRDNDRAPDFRVTATGVEFGAGWSRTARETGAEYLSLKLDDPSFTAPVYASLVQGDKGEHKLIWSR
- a CDS encoding HU family DNA-binding protein, producing MTTTNEIADKIADEHSLTKAQGKAIVEAVIASIIEAAIAGDETSLPGFGKFKVKDTPEREARNPATGAAIKVAAAKKLVFTPAKALKDALNK
- a CDS encoding TOTE conflict system archaeo-eukaryotic primase domain-containing protein yields the protein MALERELEVFEQQLISDSQIAAEKPAFTDAPVTNSSPSMEKVELFRQLFAGRPDVFPVRWENRKDGRTGYSPSCSNEWAKGICGKPKVKCGDCPHQAFIPYSEDIIEKHLRGGDARSSDFVAGVYPLLQDETCWFLAADFDKESWADDTRALLATCHAKGIAAALERSRSGNGGHVWIFFSEPVPAKVARQLGAALITETMENRPEIGFTSYDRFFPNQDTMPLGGFGNLIALPLQRKARENGNSVFIDGDLQPYDDQWAYLSSLPRLSADEVFRIADEAELSGRVLGVRMPVDDEHADEPWMMLPSRRSEPRRIEAAIPQSIKVVIADQVYIDRTELPSALIAQFVRLAAFQNPEFYRAQAMRLPTFGKPRIISCAELHPRHVALPRGCFDEAIELVKSHGATAILEDHREDGDALPAGVSFQGELRRPQSRAFAALVANDNGVLAATTAFGKTVVAAALIAHRSRNTLVLVHRRELLTQWDRRIHF